The Panicum virgatum strain AP13 chromosome 5K, P.virgatum_v5, whole genome shotgun sequence genome has a window encoding:
- the LOC120707443 gene encoding MYB-like transcription factor ETC3 isoform X2 — protein MDSSRSSSRDKKSKDNDRHEAKEANSTAQNFVDFTEAEEDLVSRMHRLVGNRWELIAGRIPGRTAEEVEMFWSKKHQEK, from the exons ATGGAtagcagcagaagcagcagccGGGACAAGAAGTCCAAAGATAACGATCGTCATGAAGCAAAAG AAGCTAATAGCACTGCACAGAATTTTGTTGACTTCACAGAAGCAGAGGAAGATCTTGTTTCCAGAATGCACAGGCTTGTGGGGAACAG ATGGGAGCTTATAGCAGGAAGAATTCCAGGAAGGACAGCAGAAGAAGTAGAGATGTTTTGGTCCAAAAAACACCAGGAAAAATGA
- the LOC120707441 gene encoding chitinase domain-containing protein 1-like: MPPRRRDRRRPRDPSPPPPSDARAPPPSASGIRITLLAPAVVLVLVLTVLGFSGRLSRSPPHPQTLQTTARSVYERGLVKRDISSREILAEHTRVSEKRSQRQFPNPVLAYVTPWNSKGYDMAKLFSAKLTHISPVWYDLKSDRNMLVLEGEHNFDATWVSELQGNGSLVVPRVVLEAFPAVILLEKMQKAKAIDLIVSECRDKGYDGIVLESWSRWAVYGVLDDPELRYMALQFVKQLGEALHSISSKSSNRHLELIYVIPAPRMKELSNQDFGPEDLLQLADSLDGFSLMTYDFSGPQNPGPSAPLKWVQHSLTTLLSAKGSSPSGNHSRMIFLGINFYGNDFLLSRGSGGGAITGRDFVHLLEKYKPSLQWDEKSLEHFFIYSHEGVRHAVFFPTLMSLSVRLDEARNWGTGLSIWEIGQGLDFFFDVL; this comes from the exons ATGCCGCCGCGGAGGCGAGATCGCCGGAGACCCCGcgacccgtcgccgccgccgccctccgatgCAAGGGCACCACCACCCTCCGCCTCAGGCATCCGTATCACCCTCCTTGCCCCTGCCGTCGTTCTGGTTCTCGTGCTCACCGTGCTTGGCTTCTCCGGCCGCCTCTCTCGGTCCCCTCCCCACCCCCAGACGCTGCAGACCACCGCCCGCTCCGTCTACGAGCGCGGCCTCGTCAAGCGCGACATCTCCTCACGCGAGATCCTCGCT GAGCACACAAGGGTTTCCGAGAAGCGGTCGCAGCGCCAGTTCCCGAACCCTGTCCTCGCCTACGTGACACCCTG GAACTCCAAAGGTTATGACATGGCAAAATTGTTCAGTGCAAAGCTTACTCACATATCACCAGTGTGGTATGATTTGAAGAG TGATAGGAACATGTTAGTTCTAGAAGGAGAGCATAATTTTGATGCCACATGGGTCTCTGAACTTCAAGGCAATGGGTCCCTG GTAGTACCAAGAGTTGTCTTAGAAGCATTTCCTGCTGTTATACTATTGGAAAAGATGCAAAAAGCAAAAGCTATTGATCTAATAGTGAGTGAATGCAG GGATAAGGGCTATGACGGTATTGTGCTAGAATCCTGGTCAAGATGGGCTGTTTATGGTGTGCTGGATGATCCAGAGCTACGTTACATG GCACTTCAATTTGTTAAGCAGCTGGGGGAGGCTTTGCATTCAATCAGCTCTAAATCAAGTAACCGCCATTTGGAACTAATTTATGTTATCCCAGCTCCAAGAATGAAAGAGCTCAGTAATCAGGACTTTGGACCAGAAGATCTCCTGCAATTGGCTGACTCATTAGATGGTTTTTCTCTTATGACATATGACTTCTCAGGGCCTCAAAATCCTGGTCCCAGTGCACCTCTCAAGTGGGTACAGCATTCTTTAACAACACTCCTTTCAGCCAAAGGTTCTTCGCCTTCTGGTAACCATTCTCGGATGATATTCCTTGGCATCAATTTTTACGGGAATGATTTTCTACTGTCTAGAG GCAGCGGTGGTGGTGCTATCACTGGGAGAGATTTTGTTCATTTGCTCGAGAAGTACAAGCCATCTTTGCAGTGGGATGAGAAAAGTTTAGAGCACTTTTTCATCTATTCGCATGAAGGTGTGAGGCATGCTGTATTTTTCCCAACACTGATGTCTCTTTCTGTACGTTTGGATGAAGCGCGAAATTGGGGAACAGGTCTTTCAATTTGGGAGATTGGACAAGGTTTGGACTTCTTTTTTGATGTTCTATAG
- the LOC120707443 gene encoding MYB-like transcription factor ETC3 isoform X1, whose protein sequence is MDSSRSSSRDKKSKDNDRHEAKAHEKIAPHSIGDNRIGGEANSTAQNFVDFTEAEEDLVSRMHRLVGNRWELIAGRIPGRTAEEVEMFWSKKHQEK, encoded by the exons ATGGAtagcagcagaagcagcagccGGGACAAGAAGTCCAAAGATAACGATCGTCATGAAGCAAAAG CACATGAAAAAATCGCTCCACATTCCATTGGCGACAATAGGATTGGTGGCG AAGCTAATAGCACTGCACAGAATTTTGTTGACTTCACAGAAGCAGAGGAAGATCTTGTTTCCAGAATGCACAGGCTTGTGGGGAACAG ATGGGAGCTTATAGCAGGAAGAATTCCAGGAAGGACAGCAGAAGAAGTAGAGATGTTTTGGTCCAAAAAACACCAGGAAAAATGA
- the LOC120707442 gene encoding protein SEH1-like: MAERRVAELGPGAACCGWNHCGRRLASGAVDGSVSVYDSHPSPSSKWQAHEQAIVNVVWLPPEYGDAVACACADGTLSLWEEVAEDDQLPAWRKRKVFEGGNCRILNVHFGLHLGSLKMVTTYSDGQIKIFELLDSLELDKWQLQADFQNVMDPVSRFGKPACTSASIAWNPRRSVSQQASFAIGFNSDSPHFNSCKIWEFEEAHQRWLPLVELGLPEDKGDRVCAVAWAPNIGRPYEIIAVATTKGIAIWHIGLNTNSDGRPSTENVALLSGHDGEVWQLEWDMGGMTLASTGGDGMVKLWQANLDGVWHEQAVLDCSGSRV; encoded by the exons atggcggagcggcgggtggCGGAGCTGGGTCCCGGCGCGGCATGCTGCGGCTGGAACCACtgtggccgccgcctcgcctccggCGCCGTCGACGGCTCCGTCTCCGTCTACGACTCGCACCCGTCCCCCTCCTCCAAGTGGCAG GCCCATGAGCAGGCCATTGTGAATGTTGTCTGGCTTCCTCCGGAGTATGGGGATGCTGTAGCTTGTGCTTGTGCTGATGGGACACTGTCTTTGTGGGAGGAGGTTGCTGAAG ACGATCAACTTCCAGCCTGGAGAAAGCGTAAAGTCTTTGAGGGTGGCAACTGTCGCATACTAAATGTACATTTCGGATTACATCTAGGAAGTCTGAAAATG GTTACTACATACTCAGATGGCCAAATCAAGATCTTTGAGCTCTTGGATTCCTTGGAATTGGACAAGTGGCAACTTCAG GCAGATTTCCAAAATGTGATGGATCCAGTCTCTAGATTTGGAAAACCTGCATGCACTTCTGCATCAATAGCATGGAATCCAAGAAGAAGTGTAAGCCAACAAGCTAGTTTTGCAATTGGCTTCAATTCAGATTCTCCTCATTTCAACTCTTGTAAG ATTTGGGAGTTTGAAGAAGCTCATCAGCGCTGGCTTCCACTTGTTGAGCTCGGTTTACCCGAGGATAAGGGAGATAGAGTGTGTGCTGTAGCATGGGCTCCTAACATTGGCAG ACCATATGAGATTATTGCAGTTGCAACCACCAAAGGAATTGCAATCTGGCATATAGGTTTGAACACCAACTCTGATGGCAGACCTTCGACAGAGAATGTTGCTTTACTTTCTGGTCACGATGGCGAG GTGTGGCAGCTGGAATGGGACATGGGCGGTATGACACTCGCATCCACCGGAGGTGATGGCATGGTTAAGCTATGGCAGGCCAACTTGGATGGAGTTTGGCATGAGCAGGCTGTTCTTGACTGTAGTGGATCACGTGTCTAG